Within the Candidatus Hydrogenedentota bacterium genome, the region ACACCATGGCAACTGGCGCGCGGGCGGAAGGGTAAGGGGCAGAGGGCAGGTGGAAGGACGGCTAAATCAGCACGAGATTGTCGCGGTGTACAACTTCGTCGTAGAGCTTCGCCCCGAGAATTCCCGCGATCTCGTGGCTCTGGCGCCCCATGATCTTCCGCAGGTCCTCGCTCGAATAGTTTACCAGCGCCCGCGCGATGAGGCCCCCGTCTTCGCCCCGGATCTCCACCGCGTCGCCCACGTGGAAGTGGCCCGTGGAATCGGTGATACCGGCGGAAAGAAGGCTCTTGCCGTGGGTCTGTATGGCGTCGCAGGCGCCCCGGTCGATTTTCAGCGTGCCCTGGGCCGTGCGGCCGAAGGCAATCCAGCGTTTGCGGTGGGAGAGGGCGGACTCGGCCGGTTTGAAGTGGGTGCAACGGGCCTCGCCCGAGAGTACGCCGTGAAGCACGTTGGGCGTGTGGCCGTTGGTGATGATGGTGGGGACGCCCGCCGCGAAAGCGATCCGCGCGGCGTCGAGTTTGGTGCGCATGCCGCCCGTGCCGGTGAGGGTGCCCGCGCCGCCGGCGTACTGAATGATTTCGGGCGTGATTTCCTCGACTTCGGGAATATGGGGCGCATCGGGATTCTTCTGGGGATTGCCCGCGTAGAGCCCGTCGATATCGCTGAGAATAATCAGAAGTCCGGCATTGAGCTTCGCCGCGATCTTGGCGGAGAGGGTGTCGTTGTCCCCGAAGCGCAATTGCTCCACGGCGGTGGAGTCGTTTTCGTTCACGATGGGGATGATACTCTTCATGTTGAAGAGGTTCTTGATCGTGTTGCGGACATTCAGGTAGCTGTCGCGCAGGTCGAGATCGCGCAGGGTGAGGAGGACCTGGGCCGTGTGGAGCCCCTCGCCATAGGTCATGAAGAGGGTCTCATAGTAGTGCATCAGCGTGGCCTGGCCCACGGCTGCGACGGCCTGCTTGTCGGGCAGGGCCGAGGGGCGCTCGGTCATCTTGAGGGTGTTCATTCCGCAGCCGATGGCGCCCGAACTCACGATCAACACGTTGATCCGGTGGTCCTTCTTGAGGGCGCAGATCTCCTTGACGACCGACTCCATCACGTGGCCTTCGAAGGCGCGACGCCCGCTCAAGAGGCTGGTTCCGATCTTGATGACGAGAGTTTCCAGGGCGTCGGGATCAAATTTCATAGGAGTCGATGCTTCTCAGGGCCGAGATTAACAGGTCGCTGCGGGCGCTAGTATGGCCCTTAGTCCGGGTGATACTCAAGTTCCAGATCGCCGATGAAGATGGACTGGCCCTCTTCCGCGCCGAGGCGCTTCAGGGCCCGGAAAATGCCCATCTTCTCCAGCACCTTTTGGAGGTGCTCGGCCCCTTCGGGATTGCCGAAGTCGGTCATGCGCACGGCGCGCACGGGGCGTTCGCCCTCGATACGGAAGCCGCCCTTGATCCGGATGACGTCGTAGGGCGCTTCGTAGGTGTATTCGCGCTCCGGCTCCGGCGCTTTCTCGCCATAGAGCTCCGCGTTGCGGGCCGCTTCCACCTCCGTCCAGAGGTGTTCGAGCAGGGCGGGAATGCCCTCGCCCGTGGCTCCGGAAATCAAGTGCGCATTGGGGAAGGCGTCCTTCACTTCTTCATAGCGCTTCCGGTTTTCGGTGATGTCGGACTTGTTCAGGGCGTAGACCGCCGGACGGCTTTCGAAGACTTCACTGTGCTGGCGAAGTTCGCTCTTCAGCGTTTCCAGCGTCTCCACGGGATCGCCATCCCCCAGATCGATCAGGAAAAGGAGGACCCGCGTGCGCTCGATGTGGCGCAGGAAATCGAGCCCCAGGCCCTTGCCCTCCGCCGCGCCCTCGATAATGCCGGGGATATCCGCCACCGCCAGGGTGCGGTGGTCGCTCAATTGGACGATACCGAGATTGGGCGTTATGGTGGTGAAGGGGTAATTGCCGATCTTCGGCGTCGCCGCCGAGATGGCGGAGAGCAGGGTGGACTTGCCGGCATTGGGCAGGCCGACGAAACCCACTTCCGCGATCAGCTTGAGTTCCAGCACATACTCGCGCTCCTCACCCGGCTCGCCGCGCTCTGCGAAGCGGGGCGCCTTGTTGGCCGAGGTCTTGAAACGCGTGTTGCCCTTGCCCCCCTTGCCGCCCCGGCTCACGCGAAAGGACTGCCCTTCCTCCGTCAGGTCGGCCAGCAGTTCACCCGTCTCCGGATCGTGGACCATGGTGCCGCAGGGCACCGCCAGGATGATGTCGTCGCCGCCCCGACCGTGCAGGCACTTTCCTTTGCCGTGAAGGCCGCGGTTCCCCTTCCAAAGGGGATGGAAACGCAGGTCCATGAGGGAGGTATAACGAGAAGAGGCAGCGATATAAATATCGCCGCCTTTTCCTCCGTCTCCGCCATCGGGGCCGCCGAGGGGGACGTATGCTTCTTTTCTGAAACTGCAGCACCCGTCGCCGCCATGGCCACCGATAACTTTAATTCGGACGCGATCTACAAACATGGC harbors:
- the proB gene encoding glutamate 5-kinase; this translates as MKFDPDALETLVIKIGTSLLSGRRAFEGHVMESVVKEICALKKDHRINVLIVSSGAIGCGMNTLKMTERPSALPDKQAVAAVGQATLMHYYETLFMTYGEGLHTAQVLLTLRDLDLRDSYLNVRNTIKNLFNMKSIIPIVNENDSTAVEQLRFGDNDTLSAKIAAKLNAGLLIILSDIDGLYAGNPQKNPDAPHIPEVEEITPEIIQYAGGAGTLTGTGGMRTKLDAARIAFAAGVPTIITNGHTPNVLHGVLSGEARCTHFKPAESALSHRKRWIAFGRTAQGTLKIDRGACDAIQTHGKSLLSAGITDSTGHFHVGDAVEIRGEDGGLIARALVNYSSEDLRKIMGRQSHEIAGILGAKLYDEVVHRDNLVLI
- the obgE gene encoding GTPase ObgE; translation: MFVDRVRIKVIGGHGGDGCCSFRKEAYVPLGGPDGGDGGKGGDIYIAASSRYTSLMDLRFHPLWKGNRGLHGKGKCLHGRGGDDIILAVPCGTMVHDPETGELLADLTEEGQSFRVSRGGKGGKGNTRFKTSANKAPRFAERGEPGEEREYVLELKLIAEVGFVGLPNAGKSTLLSAISAATPKIGNYPFTTITPNLGIVQLSDHRTLAVADIPGIIEGAAEGKGLGLDFLRHIERTRVLLFLIDLGDGDPVETLETLKSELRQHSEVFESRPAVYALNKSDITENRKRYEEVKDAFPNAHLISGATGEGIPALLEHLWTEVEAARNAELYGEKAPEPEREYTYEAPYDVIRIKGGFRIEGERPVRAVRMTDFGNPEGAEHLQKVLEKMGIFRALKRLGAEEGQSIFIGDLELEYHPD